The genomic region CAGGAAGGCGAACAGCAGGAGGGCAAACAGCAGGAAGGCAGCACGCCCCAGGAGCAGCTTGCGAAGCAGCAGGAGCTTTCGAGCGAAGAGATGAAGCAACTCGAATCCTTGCTCGAACAGATTAAGGAGCGGATGGATGAACTCAAACAGGCGCCAAGCGAGGAGATGGAGCGCCTCAACGAACAGGTCCAGGAAGAGCAACTCCCGCAGCAGATGCAGGAAAACGCCGAGCAGCTGCGGCAAAATGAGCTACAATCTGCCCAGCAGCAGCAGCAGCAGATGCAACAGCAGCTCCAGCAGATGCAGCAGCAGCTCCAGCAGATGCAGCAAGGCATGGAGGGTTCGCAGGTGCAGATCAACATCGCCGCATTGCGTAGGGCCTTGAGCGACATCCTCACCCTGTCGCAGGAGCAGGAGAAGTTGATCAATGACGTCCGGGCACTGTCGCCAGACAGTCCGGCGCTGCGGCAATTCGCGCAGGCGCAAGTCGAACTCGGCGAGGGGGCGGCCGTCGTCAGCGATTCGCTACAGAAGCTCGCGCGGGATATTCCGAACATGACCCGGGAGGTGCAACAACAGGCCGGCGAGGCGCTCCGCGCGATGGGGTTGTCTACCGAGGCGATGACCGAACGGCAGTCCGGCCAGGCCGCCGCGCATCAGAAGAGCGCCATGATGCACCTGAATGAACTGGCGTTGTTGCTATCGGACCTGCTCGATCAGATGATGAACATGCAAAGCTCCGGCTCGGGCAGCGGCATGTCCATGCAGCAGATGACGGAGCAGATGCAGAACGCTGCGCAG from Rhodothermales bacterium harbors:
- a CDS encoding chromosome partitioning protein ParA produces the protein QEGEQQEGKQQEGSTPQEQLAKQQELSSEEMKQLESLLEQIKERMDELKQAPSEEMERLNEQVQEEQLPQQMQENAEQLRQNELQSAQQQQQQMQQQLQQMQQQLQQMQQGMEGSQVQINIAALRRALSDILTLSQEQEKLINDVRALSPDSPALRQFAQAQVELGEGAAVVSDSLQKLARDIPNMTREVQQQAGEALRAMGLSTEAMTERQSGQAAAHQKSAMMHLNELALLLSDLLDQMMNMQSSGSGSGMSMQQMTEQMQNAAQKQQQLNQQIQQMLNQMQGDRLSPDMQDRLRQMAAQQESIRSEIKNLSRNPEMRGKMMGDLNKIAEQMEETIQELQRGQPGRRTQERQQQILTRMLDATRSMQERGRENRREGQIGEPTPRDSPGQLPASEDAESLRRALIEALESGYSPDYEDLIKRYFELLQRSTGNQP